A window of the Mytilus trossulus isolate FHL-02 unplaced genomic scaffold, PNRI_Mtr1.1.1.hap1 h1tg000050l__unscaffolded, whole genome shotgun sequence genome harbors these coding sequences:
- the LOC134699280 gene encoding uncharacterized protein LOC134699280: MKSRMAEFSQFKRILETCVQQNHDPASVYQRWHADLTNDMISTFRNSPTAQKYKTAHEMFKKGQSILCRYTKPKVDTDDDCDFLQPAFHSYAYGEMSDTIWFGEFRPPKNASDLLDQYLKHRPEDVLSEYCKTIFAYRSEIDEQNESALSKFNHLHIAIRTTEVFAMKVREATTTSNIKHQILSKLYNTLGSFYAITDQGFRAVDSFQKAYDTDNNDYDSLFGVAWWQKEENPDEAINLFHKYLDVAPECDKKYYDAFYSLAVIYLTSKRDIPKFKEYYNKAQDAEKKQLPFYPPYDTSSRQCANMMMEVCNNMFMRKQLHN, from the coding sequence ATGAAATCAAGAATGGCAgaattttcacaatttaagCGTATACTAGAAACATGTGTCCAACAAAACCACGATCCAGCAAGTGTGTACCAGAGATGGCATGCAGACTTAACAAATGATATGATATCCACCTTCCGAAACTCTCCTACCGCCCAAAAATACAAGACTGCACATGAAATGTTCAAGAAAGGACAATCAATCCTATGTCGATATACAAAACCTAAAGTGGATACTGACGATGACTGTGATTTCCTGCAACCAGCTTTTCATAGCTATGCTTATGGAGAAATGTCTGATACTATCTGGTTTGGTGAATTCAGACCTCCCAAAAATGCATCTGATCTTTTAGATCAATATCTTAAACATAGACCTGAAGATGTATTATCAGAATACTGCAAGACCATTTTTGCCTATCGTTCAGAAATTGATGAACAAAATGAATCTGCGTTGTCTAAATTTAATCATTTACACATAGCTATTCGTACAACGGAAGTTTTTGCAATGAAAGTAAGGGAAGCTACTACAACATCAAATATTAAACATCAAATTCTTTCTAAATTGTACAACACGTTAGGTTCGTTTTATGCTATAACAGACCAGGGATTTCGTGCAGTTGATTCCTTTCAGAAAGCATATGATACTGACAATAACGATTATGACTCTCTATTTGGCGTTGCGTGGTGGCAAAAGGAGGAGAACCCAGATGAAGCCATTAATTTGTTCCATAAATATTTAGATGTCGCACCAGAATGTGACAAGAAGTACTATGATGCGTTTTATTCACTAGCAGTTATATATCTCACATCTAAGAGGGATattccaaaatttaaagaatattacAACAAGGCACAAGACGCCGAAAAAAAGCAGTTACCGTTTTATCCACCTTACGATACATCTTCGAGACAATGCGCAAACATGATGATGGAAGTTTGTAATAATATGTTTATGCGAAAACAGTTACACAATTAG